Proteins encoded by one window of Streptococcus sanguinis:
- a CDS encoding lactonase family protein has translation MAQTVYFGTYTRRDSKGIYKADFNSNKGTLENLTLFAEEPSPTYLAFDKAGHLYSVGAKDGQGGIAAFDQAGQLLNHVVEEGAPLCYVAVDEDRDLVYGANYHKGQVLVYRRLANGRLELADSATHQGQGPHANQASAHVHYADLTPDQYLITCDLGTDEVTTYDVAEDGKIAPLDTYKCAAGAGARHIVFHHHYKIAYLICELNSTIEVLIYDGVGHFEYLQTVSTLPEDFEGANGTAAIRLSADGKFLYASNRGHDSLAVYKILADGSLELIQIAPTNGQNPRDFNITPDQNHIIAVHQDSDNATIFKRDAESGKLAEISHDFYVPEAVCVTFK, from the coding sequence ATGGCACAAACAGTTTACTTTGGAACCTATACTCGCAGAGATTCCAAGGGAATTTATAAGGCAGATTTTAATTCTAACAAAGGAACTTTAGAAAACTTGACCTTGTTTGCTGAAGAGCCCAGTCCGACCTACCTAGCCTTTGATAAGGCTGGACATCTCTATTCTGTCGGAGCAAAGGACGGACAGGGAGGTATTGCAGCCTTTGATCAAGCAGGTCAGCTCCTCAACCATGTTGTTGAAGAAGGGGCTCCGCTCTGCTATGTGGCAGTCGACGAGGATCGTGACTTAGTTTACGGTGCCAATTATCATAAAGGACAAGTCTTGGTTTACAGACGCCTAGCTAACGGCAGACTGGAACTAGCTGACTCAGCTACCCACCAAGGTCAAGGACCACATGCCAATCAGGCCTCTGCTCACGTCCACTATGCTGACCTAACACCAGATCAATACCTGATCACCTGCGACTTGGGAACTGATGAAGTAACTACTTATGATGTTGCTGAAGATGGAAAGATCGCTCCTCTGGATACCTACAAGTGTGCCGCTGGAGCTGGTGCCCGCCATATCGTTTTCCACCATCATTATAAAATCGCCTATTTAATCTGTGAGCTTAATTCTACTATTGAAGTCCTAATTTACGATGGAGTCGGCCATTTTGAATACCTGCAAACTGTCTCCACCTTGCCAGAGGACTTTGAAGGAGCCAATGGAACAGCTGCTATCCGCCTGTCTGCTGACGGCAAGTTCCTCTACGCTTCCAACCGCGGCCATGACTCTCTTGCTGTTTACAAAATCTTAGCTGATGGCAGTTTGGAGTTAATCCAGATTGCACCTACCAATGGCCAAAATCCACGAGATTTCAACATCACACCGGATCAAAATCATATCATCGCTGTCCATCAAGACTCAGACAATGCAACCAT
- a CDS encoding efflux RND transporter periplasmic adaptor subunit → MFRRKKMNRKTILLGSTVILACAGLGGYLYFRQINQQQAMKMVDKTIDSLTVQEAVNNSKKTSLVLSGEVVANNSSKVKIDPSKGEVKEVFVKNGDTVTQGQPLFSYATEQQLTAQSAQYDAQSKANGITAAQNSAAIKWETYNRKLASLNSLKDKYNSSQDESLLEQIKSAEDELAQALSDAKTADSEVTTAQIEAEKAQVTAQTESDRMKYDTVTADTAGTITSMNEDLPNQSKAKKEEENFIEIMDKSKTLVKGTVSEFDREKLSVGQKVEVVDRKDPKKRWSGTVTQVGSLTAENTSNNNGGNKQQENPNQGKYPYTVELDQGGEMPLVGSHSYVNIVENAPEAGKVVVNKAYTFSKNGKTYVWKVEGKTLKMQEVKTKKVSDRLVEITEGLTMQDTISTPRAGMEEGMEVGQHVKA, encoded by the coding sequence ATGTTTCGAAGAAAAAAAATGAATCGTAAGACCATTCTATTGGGCAGCACGGTCATTCTCGCTTGTGCTGGACTGGGAGGCTATCTGTATTTTAGACAGATCAATCAACAACAGGCCATGAAAATGGTAGATAAGACGATTGATTCGCTGACAGTCCAAGAAGCTGTCAATAACAGTAAAAAAACAAGCCTGGTTTTATCTGGGGAAGTAGTTGCCAACAATAGCAGTAAGGTCAAGATTGACCCTTCGAAGGGGGAAGTCAAGGAAGTATTTGTCAAAAATGGTGATACCGTTACACAAGGACAGCCGCTCTTTTCCTATGCGACAGAGCAGCAATTGACAGCCCAGTCGGCTCAATATGATGCCCAGTCCAAGGCAAATGGCATTACAGCCGCTCAAAACAGCGCTGCGATTAAATGGGAAACCTATAATCGCAAGTTGGCCAGCTTAAACTCACTCAAGGACAAATACAATTCCAGTCAGGATGAGTCATTGCTGGAGCAGATAAAGTCAGCTGAAGACGAGCTGGCTCAGGCACTGAGCGATGCTAAGACTGCGGATAGTGAAGTGACGACAGCTCAGATTGAGGCTGAAAAGGCTCAGGTGACAGCTCAGACTGAATCAGACCGGATGAAGTATGATACTGTGACTGCCGATACAGCAGGAACAATTACCTCTATGAATGAAGATTTGCCTAATCAGTCCAAGGCCAAAAAAGAAGAAGAAAACTTTATTGAGATTATGGACAAGTCCAAAACTCTGGTCAAAGGGACTGTCAGTGAATTTGACCGTGAAAAGCTGAGTGTCGGCCAGAAAGTGGAAGTGGTGGATCGCAAGGATCCTAAGAAACGCTGGAGTGGTACGGTAACTCAGGTCGGCAGTCTGACAGCAGAAAATACTTCCAATAATAATGGTGGGAATAAGCAACAGGAAAATCCCAACCAAGGTAAGTATCCTTATACAGTTGAGCTGGATCAGGGTGGCGAAATGCCACTGGTGGGCTCCCATTCCTATGTCAACATCGTGGAGAATGCTCCCGAGGCAGGAAAGGTAGTTGTCAATAAGGCATATACTTTCAGTAAAAATGGCAAGACCTATGTCTGGAAGGTAGAGGGCAAGACTCTGAAAATGCAGGAAGTCAAGACCAAGAAAGTTTCTGACCGTTTGGTAGAGATTACAGAAGGTCTGACTATGCAGGATACCATTTCAACACCGAGAGCAGGTATGGAAGAAGGGATGGAGGTAGGACAGCATGTTAAAGCTTAA
- a CDS encoding ABC transporter permease: MEDIFVALNSILSHKMRSMLTMLGIIIGIGAIIAIFSIIEGNTENTKRQLIGGNNNTIKVVYDKKSAIDPTIPEKSQAQKPSYIPFMGEDVLSKIKEISGVKNALLTYGTDEKIYYLSQKSSGKIQAVSQTAADIKQQRLLEGEEFDSEAFKNQEQVTYLEKSLYDSLFPKGDGIGKYVEVLGNPFKVIGVFESTEQSGLTAGAEKVAYIPLQQWHRIFDTINVSPEVTVQTHKADDLKKVAKKVSDYLNQQMPPSDYMFGVLNLQEFERQLDNLNKSNFVLLAGIASISLLVGGIGVMNIMLVSVTERTREIGIKKALGARRKIILKQFLIEAVILTLMGGIIGVVAGIASGFAITQSLAYPYILSLFSVFVSLLFCCIIGVVFGLLPAVKASKLDPIEALRFE; encoded by the coding sequence ATGGAAGATATTTTTGTAGCTCTGAATTCAATCTTGTCGCATAAAATGCGCTCTATGCTGACCATGTTGGGGATTATCATCGGGATAGGCGCTATCATCGCTATCTTTTCTATCATTGAGGGAAATACGGAAAATACCAAGCGTCAGCTCATCGGCGGCAACAATAACACAATCAAGGTCGTCTATGACAAGAAAAGCGCCATCGATCCGACCATTCCAGAGAAATCTCAAGCTCAGAAGCCTTCTTATATTCCCTTTATGGGAGAGGATGTATTAAGCAAGATTAAGGAAATCTCTGGGGTCAAGAATGCTCTGCTGACCTATGGTACAGATGAGAAGATTTACTATCTGAGCCAAAAGTCATCTGGGAAGATTCAGGCTGTTTCGCAGACAGCCGCTGACATCAAGCAGCAACGTCTGCTAGAAGGTGAAGAATTTGACTCAGAAGCCTTTAAAAATCAAGAACAGGTGACCTATCTGGAAAAGTCCCTTTATGACAGTCTTTTTCCAAAGGGGGATGGCATTGGCAAATATGTGGAAGTTTTGGGCAATCCTTTCAAGGTCATTGGCGTGTTTGAGTCCACAGAGCAGAGTGGCTTAACAGCTGGTGCGGAAAAGGTGGCCTATATTCCCCTGCAGCAGTGGCATCGGATTTTTGATACCATTAATGTCAGTCCTGAAGTGACCGTCCAAACCCATAAGGCAGATGATTTGAAGAAGGTAGCCAAGAAGGTTAGTGATTACCTCAATCAGCAAATGCCACCGTCAGACTATATGTTTGGCGTGCTCAACCTACAGGAATTTGAACGGCAGCTGGATAATCTCAACAAGTCTAACTTCGTCTTGCTAGCGGGTATTGCCAGTATCTCCCTCCTAGTCGGAGGTATCGGTGTTATGAATATCATGCTGGTTTCAGTGACAGAGAGGACTCGTGAAATCGGGATTAAAAAGGCTCTGGGAGCTCGGCGGAAGATCATTCTCAAGCAGTTCCTGATTGAGGCAGTTATCCTGACTCTGATGGGAGGGATTATTGGCGTGGTAGCTGGTATCGCCTCGGGCTTTGCCATCACCCAGTCTCTAGCCTATCCGTATATTCTATCCCTCTTTTCTGTCTTTGTAAGTTTGCTCTTTTGTTGTATAATAGGAGTAGTATTTGGGCTCCTGCCAGCTGTGAAAGCATCTAAGCTGGATCCGATCGAAGCCCTGCGATTTGAATAG
- a CDS encoding HAMP domain-containing sensor histidine kinase, whose protein sequence is MKIVKKNFLLTSSIIFVVVTIVLASLYFAMPVYYQQVKSGEAQREFDQVSKQVKGKSSQEIGELLSDYSKKSNLIWFTLLAKDNTILYPSLEAGDESSLQLTIVPTIANSDYESKSLSESFRTSDGKEVVLRGEYSLQPVSDASRILLNLYPFVLLISLSLGGLAAYLYSRTSSQRIKAISKSTRQMTSLAPDVTCQVKGRDEIAELAQDINHLYANLLTSIEALRLENEKVAESEREKAEFLRMTSHELKTPITSMMGMVDGMIYGVGEFKDRDKYLQKCREILEEQSELVQSILAISKLEMKTETEQEVFSLKQVLEENLSTYRVLADVRHYHFQVELAEAKVKGNRTYLLKAIKNLLDNAFHYTVEGGQILLRLEERKLVIENEAERVLNKDQIQQIFQPFYRPDYSRNRKDGGTGLGLFIVQQILDKHGLRYQFEAVDGRKMRFSIFLPTVEK, encoded by the coding sequence GTGAAAATTGTCAAAAAGAACTTTCTCTTGACCTCGTCCATCATTTTCGTGGTGGTGACTATCGTTCTAGCCAGTCTTTACTTTGCCATGCCGGTGTATTATCAGCAGGTTAAGAGTGGAGAAGCTCAGCGGGAATTTGACCAAGTTTCCAAGCAAGTCAAGGGAAAGTCCAGTCAGGAAATCGGCGAGCTGTTGAGTGATTATAGTAAAAAGAGCAATCTGATTTGGTTTACCTTGCTAGCGAAAGACAATACGATCCTCTATCCCTCTCTTGAAGCTGGCGATGAAAGCTCTCTGCAGCTGACTATCGTTCCAACGATTGCCAATAGTGACTATGAGAGCAAGAGTTTATCAGAAAGCTTTCGAACTTCAGATGGTAAAGAAGTTGTCCTGAGAGGGGAATATTCCTTACAGCCGGTTTCTGATGCTAGTCGGATTTTGCTCAATCTCTATCCATTTGTCTTGCTCATATCTCTGAGTCTGGGTGGCCTGGCTGCCTATCTCTACAGTCGGACTTCCAGTCAGCGTATCAAAGCCATCTCTAAGAGTACCCGTCAAATGACGAGTCTGGCTCCAGATGTGACCTGTCAGGTCAAGGGGCGTGATGAGATTGCCGAACTGGCCCAAGACATCAATCACCTCTATGCTAATCTACTGACCAGTATTGAAGCTCTGCGCCTAGAAAATGAAAAGGTAGCAGAAAGCGAGCGGGAAAAGGCTGAGTTCTTGCGGATGACATCACATGAGCTCAAGACACCCATTACCAGCATGATGGGGATGGTTGATGGCATGATCTATGGTGTAGGAGAGTTCAAGGATCGCGACAAGTACTTGCAGAAGTGCCGAGAAATCCTAGAGGAGCAGTCGGAGTTAGTCCAGTCTATCTTAGCCATTTCTAAACTGGAGATGAAGACTGAAACCGAACAGGAAGTCTTTTCACTCAAGCAGGTCTTGGAGGAAAATCTGAGCACCTATCGAGTTTTAGCAGATGTCAGACACTACCATTTTCAGGTTGAGCTGGCAGAAGCGAAGGTCAAGGGTAACCGCACCTATCTGCTCAAGGCTATCAAAAATCTTCTGGACAATGCCTTTCATTATACAGTAGAAGGCGGACAGATTCTACTCAGGCTGGAAGAGCGTAAGCTAGTCATCGAAAATGAGGCGGAACGAGTTTTGAACAAAGACCAAATTCAGCAGATTTTTCAGCCTTTCTACCGGCCAGACTACAGTCGCAATCGCAAGGATGGCGGAACTGGTCTGGGACTCTTTATCGTTCAGCAGATTTTGGATAAGCATGGTCTGCGATATCAGTTTGAAGCCGTTGATGGGCGGAAGATGCGCTTTAGCATTTTTCTGCCAACTGTCGAGAAATAA
- the budA gene encoding acetolactate decarboxylase, whose translation MAEPIKLFQYNTLGALMAGLYDGSMTVGELLQYGDLGLGTLDSIDGELIILDGKAYQAKGSGEVPEVVEVSPDMTVPYAAVVPHQAEVIFRQRFEMDDKELEKRIESYYDGENLFRSIKIHGDFAHMHVRMIPKSTTERKFAEVAVNQPEYRKENVTGTIVGIWTPEIFHGVSLAGYHLHFVSDDLTFGGHVMDFVIKEGVVELGAVDQLDQRFPVQDRKYLFAKFNMDEMKEDMEKSE comes from the coding sequence ATGGCAGAACCAATCAAATTATTTCAATATAATACTTTGGGAGCTTTGATGGCTGGTCTTTACGATGGCAGTATGACTGTTGGAGAGCTGCTTCAGTATGGAGATTTGGGCTTGGGAACACTGGACTCTATTGATGGTGAGCTTATTATTCTCGATGGTAAGGCTTATCAAGCAAAGGGCTCTGGAGAAGTGCCAGAAGTGGTTGAGGTGTCACCGGATATGACAGTACCTTATGCGGCAGTTGTTCCACATCAGGCGGAGGTCATTTTCCGTCAGCGCTTTGAGATGGATGACAAGGAGCTAGAAAAGCGAATTGAGTCTTACTATGATGGGGAAAATCTTTTCCGCTCTATCAAGATTCACGGTGATTTTGCTCATATGCATGTTCGGATGATTCCCAAGTCTACGACGGAACGGAAGTTTGCAGAAGTAGCAGTCAACCAGCCTGAGTATCGTAAGGAAAATGTCACGGGCACCATCGTTGGTATCTGGACGCCTGAGATTTTCCACGGGGTCAGTCTGGCAGGCTATCATCTGCATTTTGTATCGGATGATTTAACTTTTGGTGGACATGTTATGGATTTTGTTATCAAGGAAGGTGTCGTCGAGTTGGGCGCTGTAGACCAGCTGGATCAGCGTTTCCCGGTACAAGATCGCAAGTATCTCTTTGCTAAGTTTAATATGGATGAGATGAAAGAAGATATGGAAAAGTCGGAATAA
- a CDS encoding AI-2E family transporter, with amino-acid sequence MEHKEKDFSLSWFFKWFLDNKAITVFLVTLLMGLNIFILSKISFIFSPVIEFLGVIMLPVILAGLLYYLLNPIVDWMEKHKINRLVAITIVFVLIAFLIIWGLAVAIPSLQHQVMAFVRNVPAYLKQADKFIDDVVTKYISADFKPQIEEYTSNLSSQITDWASNFSSRAVNWAGNLISTTSQIIVAIIIMPFILFYLLRDGKNLKGYVTQFLPTKFRESFGQVMTDINSQLANYVRGQVTVAIIVALMFIVFFKIIGLRYGVTLGVIAGVLNLVPYLGSFLAMLPALAIGLIAGGPVMLAKVIVVFIVEQTIEGRFVSPLVLGSQLSIHPITILFVLLTSGTMFGIWGVFLGIPAYASAKVAIAAIFKWYQKVSGLYEADFEQEGEISEQE; translated from the coding sequence ATGGAGCACAAAGAGAAAGATTTTAGCCTATCTTGGTTTTTTAAATGGTTTTTGGATAACAAGGCCATTACAGTATTTTTAGTAACACTTTTGATGGGACTGAATATTTTTATACTTAGTAAAATCAGTTTTATTTTTAGTCCAGTCATTGAATTCTTGGGAGTGATTATGCTGCCGGTTATTTTAGCTGGCCTGCTTTATTATCTGTTAAATCCAATCGTCGACTGGATGGAAAAGCATAAGATTAATCGACTGGTTGCTATTACCATTGTCTTTGTTTTAATTGCTTTTTTGATTATCTGGGGCTTGGCTGTTGCTATTCCTAGCTTGCAGCATCAGGTCATGGCCTTTGTCAGAAATGTTCCGGCTTATCTGAAGCAGGCTGACAAGTTCATCGACGATGTTGTGACCAAGTATATTTCGGCAGATTTCAAGCCGCAGATTGAAGAATACACTAGCAATCTATCTAGCCAGATTACCGATTGGGCCAGCAATTTTTCATCGCGAGCAGTTAACTGGGCGGGGAACTTAATCAGTACAACTTCGCAGATCATCGTGGCAATTATCATCATGCCTTTTATCCTTTTTTACCTGCTGAGAGATGGGAAAAATCTGAAAGGCTATGTGACCCAGTTTCTGCCAACTAAATTCCGCGAATCCTTTGGTCAAGTGATGACGGATATCAACAGCCAGTTGGCTAATTATGTGCGAGGTCAGGTGACGGTTGCTATCATTGTAGCTCTGATGTTTATTGTTTTCTTCAAGATTATTGGTCTGCGCTATGGTGTCACTCTTGGAGTAATTGCCGGCGTTCTCAATCTGGTGCCTTATCTGGGCAGCTTTTTGGCTATGCTTCCGGCTCTGGCCATCGGTTTGATTGCTGGCGGTCCAGTGATGCTGGCTAAAGTCATTGTTGTTTTCATTGTTGAACAGACTATCGAGGGGCGTTTTGTTTCTCCTCTGGTCTTGGGCAGTCAGCTCAGCATTCATCCAATTACGATTTTATTCGTATTATTGACTTCTGGTACCATGTTTGGCATTTGGGGCGTTTTCCTGGGAATTCCCGCCTATGCTTCAGCAAAAGTAGCCATTGCAGCCATCTTTAAGTGGTATCAGAAAGTAAGTGGCCTCTACGAAGCCGATTTTGAACAAGAAGGAGAAATCAGTGAGCAAGAGTGA
- a CDS encoding tetratricopeptide repeat protein: protein MSKSEQMLAALQEQDLALADRYFEQALTTDSEEELLDLADYLESIGFFPQAKRIFEKLAPDYPASYISLAAIASDDGELEQAFAYLEEIQPDSDWYVAALLAKADLYQLEGLPDVAREKLAQAAELTDEPLITFGLAEIDLELGDFSQAIKEYSQLDNRSILEQTGVSTYQRIGVCYASLGKFAAAIEFLEKAVELEHDDAAVYELATILADQEEYQKANLYFKQLDTLSPDFEGYEYGYALSLHAEHRTAEALTLAQQGLAKNPFETRLLLLASQLSYELHDEKAAEHYLLQAQEDADDLEEIALRLTTLYLEQERYEDILEFAEQEVDNALTRWNLARAYQALENLEKAEELYNQLARELHDNPEFLEQYVYLLRELGRFEEAKRAAASYLRLVPDDASMQELYESL from the coding sequence GTGAGCAAGAGTGAGCAAATGTTGGCAGCTTTACAGGAGCAGGACCTAGCTCTGGCTGATCGCTATTTCGAGCAAGCCCTGACTACAGACAGCGAAGAAGAATTATTGGATTTGGCCGATTACTTAGAGAGTATCGGCTTTTTCCCTCAGGCCAAGCGTATTTTTGAAAAGTTGGCCCCTGACTATCCGGCTTCTTATATCAGCTTGGCAGCTATTGCCAGTGATGATGGAGAGTTGGAGCAGGCTTTTGCCTATCTGGAGGAGATTCAGCCAGATAGTGATTGGTATGTTGCTGCTCTCTTGGCTAAGGCTGACCTCTATCAGCTAGAGGGGCTTCCTGATGTGGCTCGAGAAAAATTAGCTCAGGCAGCAGAGCTGACTGATGAGCCTTTGATAACCTTTGGTCTGGCTGAGATAGATTTGGAGCTGGGGGATTTTTCACAGGCGATTAAGGAATACTCCCAGCTAGACAATCGCTCAATCTTAGAGCAGACAGGCGTCTCAACCTATCAGCGAATTGGGGTATGCTATGCCAGTCTTGGAAAATTTGCAGCGGCTATTGAGTTTTTGGAGAAAGCGGTTGAGCTGGAGCATGACGATGCTGCGGTTTATGAGCTGGCAACTATATTAGCGGACCAGGAAGAATACCAGAAGGCCAATCTTTATTTCAAGCAACTGGATACTCTGTCACCGGATTTTGAAGGCTACGAATATGGCTATGCCCTGTCTCTTCATGCGGAGCATCGGACGGCTGAAGCCTTGACTCTTGCCCAGCAGGGCTTGGCTAAGAATCCTTTTGAGACTCGGCTCTTGCTTTTAGCCTCGCAGCTTTCTTATGAACTTCATGATGAGAAAGCGGCTGAACATTATCTCTTGCAAGCTCAGGAAGATGCGGATGATTTGGAAGAGATTGCCTTGCGATTGACTACTCTTTATTTGGAGCAGGAGCGCTATGAAGATATTTTAGAATTTGCTGAGCAAGAAGTCGATAATGCCTTGACCCGCTGGAATCTGGCGCGTGCTTATCAGGCTTTGGAAAATCTGGAAAAAGCAGAGGAACTCTATAATCAACTGGCTCGTGAATTGCATGATAATCCAGAGTTTCTAGAGCAGTATGTCTATCTTTTGCGAGAATTAGGCAGATTTGAAGAAGCTAAAAGGGCTGCTGCTTCTTACCTGAGATTGGTACCTGATGATGCTAGTATGCAGGAGCTTTATGAAAGTTTATAA
- a CDS encoding ABC transporter ATP-binding protein, translating to MLKLKDIHKSYQQGSQEFPILKGIDLHVKEGDFLAIMGPSGSGKSTLMNIIGCLDKASSGTYHIEGTDVSELSDNQLSDLRNQKIGFVFQNFNLMPKLTACQNVELPLTYMKIPKKERRERALEMLRLVGLEERSDFKPMELSGGQKQRVAIARALVTNPSFILGDEPTGALDTKTSVQIMDLFKQFNDEGKTIVIITHEPEVAQLCKQTVILRDGNIESKAIG from the coding sequence ATGTTAAAGCTTAAGGATATCCACAAATCTTATCAGCAGGGCAGTCAGGAATTTCCAATTTTAAAAGGAATTGATCTGCATGTGAAAGAGGGGGATTTTCTGGCTATCATGGGACCGTCTGGATCTGGCAAGTCCACTCTGATGAACATTATCGGCTGTCTGGATAAGGCAAGTTCAGGGACTTATCATATTGAAGGGACCGATGTGTCTGAGCTATCTGACAATCAGCTTTCCGATCTGCGTAATCAGAAGATTGGCTTTGTTTTTCAAAATTTTAACCTCATGCCCAAGCTAACGGCCTGTCAAAATGTGGAACTGCCTCTGACTTACATGAAAATTCCTAAAAAAGAGAGACGGGAGCGGGCTCTGGAAATGCTGCGGTTGGTCGGGCTGGAAGAAAGAAGTGATTTCAAACCTATGGAGCTGTCCGGTGGTCAGAAGCAACGGGTAGCCATTGCGCGAGCCTTGGTAACTAATCCCAGCTTTATCCTTGGGGACGAACCAACGGGGGCACTGGATACCAAGACCAGTGTGCAGATTATGGACCTCTTTAAGCAGTTTAATGATGAGGGTAAGACCATTGTCATCATTACCCATGAGCCGGAAGTAGCCCAACTCTGCAAGCAGACGGTTATCCTGCGGGACGGTAATATAGAGAGCAAAGCGATAGGATAG
- a CDS encoding response regulator transcription factor, with amino-acid sequence MHKILVVEDDTTINQVICEFLKESQYEVRPVFDGGDALQAFEEEPFDLVILDMMLPTKSGLEVLKEIRKTSQIPVMILTALDDEYTQLVSFNHLISDYVTKPFSPLILVKRIENILRRNTVASEIAVGDLTVSIDDCTVYWQGEKMPLTKKEYEILQTLAKRKGHLVTRDQLMTTIWGYSELDSRVLDNHIKNIRKKIPGVPLKTITGMGYQLGGEDK; translated from the coding sequence ATGCACAAGATTCTAGTGGTGGAAGATGATACGACGATTAATCAAGTGATTTGCGAGTTTTTAAAGGAAAGTCAGTATGAGGTAAGGCCAGTATTTGATGGTGGCGATGCCTTACAGGCTTTTGAAGAAGAGCCCTTTGATCTGGTCATCTTAGATATGATGCTTCCTACCAAGAGCGGTCTGGAAGTACTGAAGGAAATCCGCAAGACTTCTCAGATTCCGGTCATGATTTTGACAGCTCTGGATGACGAGTATACCCAGCTAGTCAGCTTTAATCATCTCATCAGTGATTATGTAACCAAGCCTTTTTCACCGCTAATCTTGGTCAAACGGATTGAGAATATTCTGCGCAGAAATACAGTTGCTTCAGAGATTGCTGTTGGCGACCTGACGGTTTCTATTGATGACTGCACGGTTTACTGGCAGGGTGAGAAGATGCCTCTGACCAAGAAAGAATATGAAATCTTGCAGACTCTGGCTAAGAGGAAGGGGCATTTGGTGACCCGAGATCAGCTGATGACTACCATTTGGGGCTACAGCGAGCTGGATAGTCGGGTGCTGGATAATCATATCAAGAATATCCGCAAAAAGATTCCAGGTGTGCCGCTGAAAACCATTACGGGTATGGGTTATCAGCTTGGAGGAGAAGACAAGTGA